TCGCTGTCTAAAGTGATGAGTTTGACTGCCGCATCGAAAACATCGGATACATCCATAAAGTCACCAACTGCTTTCTCCCGATGAATTAGCTGCACGCGCTTCTCTGAATCAACAATTAATAAGCCACCCTGCTGCATGGGATCACCTTCAACCGTCTTCTGCCAATGCCCATGGCCAAATGCACGCAATGCATTCTTAATAGACCAGGGGCTGATAGTCGATGCAATCGAATGCTTCAAAGACAACATGCGGTGAAGCTCGAGCGTCGGATCTGTCAGCGTTTGAACGGGCTCTTCAGCAAGACCATAGCGATCAACAAAACCTTTGAGATGCTCAACCGTGCCATTGCCAATCAAAGCGATGCATATGCCCAGACGCTCAAACTCGGCAAAGCGTGGTTTCCAGGCAGTAATATGCTCACTACAGGCAATACAGCCAAAGTGGCGAAGAAAAACAAACACGCTGGGTTGCCCTCCCAGCAGGGATCCAAATCGAACCGATTCGTTACGTTCATTCAAAAGAGAAAGCGCCTGTGCAGCCTCAGGCAGTGTCTCGTTAACAGCTAGTAGCCTCATGGTGTCGAAGCTTTTAGGGAAGACTGACTTCCAGTGCAATTGCTATTGCTCCGGCCAATGAATCTCTTTTGCCAATTCAACCAAGAGTTTCATCTGCGGATTATCCTCGGCCAGCTCTCGGGCTTTCGCATATGCTTCAGGTCCATCCGGAATCTCGACAAGGTTAACCACTTCGACCCTGTCCTTGGGTAAGCTGTTCTTTGCATTCTCCCATCTAAGATTTCCCAGCGCGTAAGAATCGATGAGTCGGTGCTTTTTGCCCTTAAAAGCAAAACCAGTTCCACGACCAAAAGCAGAAATACAACGCGTATAACTCGTAACGGTTTCATGGACGTCTGCCACACCACCCGCACTGGAGCCATTCCAGGCAAAAAGGCAGTCGCGAAACTCCGCTTCTGATTTCCCATGGGCACTAGCTCCTTCATCGCCACAGAGAATGGCAGAGCAGTTTTCCAGCACAATGCCCTCGCAATGACCATGCAGCCCAAATCCGTCATTACTTGCACCACGGACATTGAGATTTCTAATCCGAACGTATTTGGCATTATCCAGCATAACTCCCTTTTCTGCACCTGGAAGGTAAGTTCCAGTAAATGGTGGCTCCATTCCATCCGGAAAGCGTATTAAAAGCGCACCATCTTCGCCCTTCTTCACGAGAAAATCCTCTGCGCCATAGCCTGCAAAAGGAGTGCTTTTAGACATCACAATCGGAACACCACGATAAAAAGCAATAGCCCACTGACTTTTCATAGCTTTTCTGTCCACATTGACAGACCAAAAATCGCCTTCCTTCTTCCAGGGTCCATCGGATATATCACTGCCAAGATCAATGATTGCACCGTTGCCTTCAATCGTGATTGGAGCCTCAGCAGTGCCTTTGATTTTGAGCCTCATCCGCTCCCGATAAGGCTTCTCCGTTTTCATGATGGAAAGCGTATCGCCAGGTCTCAACAATGATAGAGCCTTGGAAAATGTTTTGACCGGACCATCAGGGGCTCTCGCTTTCCCTGAAACACCCAACCAACTATTATCCCCGGTTTCATGATTCACATAGACCACTTTCCCCAAACACATGAGCGGCAAAACCAGAAACATCGCTGAAAGAAAGAGTGATTGTCTGCGAGAAACAGTGAATTTAATCATAACCACCAATTGACTAAGTCAACCAAGGAAGGCAGTCAACTACAGACCATAAACAACCCCCCGTTGGCCATCGCCCACGTTCCATTGGACGTGGACAACGCGCTATTGGACATCGACATTAGCTCTATTCAGAGCGCCATCACAATCGCGTAACAAACCGCAGGCACAAATCAAGAGGCCTTCAAAACTTCTCGAAAAGTCTGGTGAAGCGATAAGGAATCCTTTTTGATGCGTTTAACGTGACAACGTCACGCTTATTATAATCAAATAGCCATACAATTATGAGTAACGATATCCTTAGCCAACTCCGCGCAGATACTGATCAATCCCTCAATCGCCTCGAGGCAGAAACCGGCCTACAGTCGATGGAGACAAAAATCGCCGCCCTTGAGCAGCAGATGGAGGAAGCCGCCCAGATAAAAGACGAAGACGAGCGACAGCTTCGGATGAAGGTCCTTCAAGCCGATTTCGAAGAAATGCGTTCCGAATTACGTAAGGAAGAGGAGGACCTCTCCCAGGCAGTTTTCGGCCTCAACGCAATCATGAACGAAATGGGGTCTGAATACGAGGACCTCATGCAGCTGAGTGATGACGAAAAAGCAGTCATCCAAAAAGCCAAAGACGCCGTAGCCGCTGCTGAAGCTGAAATCGCAGAAGTCAAAGCCACACCAGGCTGGAAATTCGCCATCACCTTTAGCTCACGTGAAACCAAACTGGCCGAAGCTGAAAAAGCGCTAGAAATCGCCAGGAAAGGTGTGGAGACTGCCGATATACAGGCCAAAAAGATGGCACGCGACCGCCTGATGAAGGCATCCTTTGAAGAGAGTCTCCAGCAGTTCATGTATAAGGTCGATAAAACGATCAAGATCATGGAGGACCGCAGGACCGAGATCCAGAAGCAGCTGGAACAGGTCGCCCATCGAAAAGCCGAGTCTTTCCGCATCAAAGAAGAAGCGGCCAAAATTCTTGAAGACCTAGACCAGAAGTTAAACGAGGAAGAAGCCAAATTAAAGAATCGCGAGAACGAGCTAGATACTTTGGTCAATGGTTCGGCCGAATACGTCAGCGTCGAACAAGCGATTTCAAGCCTAAGGGCAGAAGTCGAAGGCTTGCGCGGCCGTCGCAATCAGGCCCTGGTGTTGTTCCAGTCAAAAGAGCGTTTCGCTGCCGAACTCGATGTCCACGAAAAGAGTCAGATGAAGCTGCGTGACAATCAGGACGCCTGGATCACACTGCTACGCTCTGATACGGAAGAGCGTTTGACCACCTTCCGCAGTCGCCTCGAAGCCATGAAGGCAATGAGCGATCAGGAAGCCGCAGAAAAGCTCGATACTTTGGGAACTTCCCTGGACAAGAGCAACGTCGACTTCATGGCGCAGGTTGGAAGTGCATCTGACCGTCGCCGGATGAAGATGGTCGAAAGCCAACCGGAACGTATCAAACGGATAGAAGAAGCCCGTGCCGCGCAGGCAGAAGCACAGGCACAAATCCGCGAACGCGAGAAGTCAGCTCTGGAAGAGTTCCGCAAACGTTACGGACTCGACCCACTTGATTCGTCTTTCTTC
The Rubellicoccus peritrichatus DNA segment above includes these coding regions:
- a CDS encoding peroxiredoxin-like family protein; the protein is MRLLAVNETLPEAAQALSLLNERNESVRFGSLLGGQPSVFVFLRHFGCIACSEHITAWKPRFAEFERLGICIALIGNGTVEHLKGFVDRYGLAEEPVQTLTDPTLELHRMLSLKHSIASTISPWSIKNALRAFGHGHWQKTVEGDPMQQGGLLIVDSEKRVQLIHREKAVGDFMDVSDVFDAAVKLITLDSEEVL
- a CDS encoding right-handed parallel beta-helix repeat-containing protein, with protein sequence MIKFTVSRRQSLFLSAMFLVLPLMCLGKVVYVNHETGDNSWLGVSGKARAPDGPVKTFSKALSLLRPGDTLSIMKTEKPYRERMRLKIKGTAEAPITIEGNGAIIDLGSDISDGPWKKEGDFWSVNVDRKAMKSQWAIAFYRGVPIVMSKSTPFAGYGAEDFLVKKGEDGALLIRFPDGMEPPFTGTYLPGAEKGVMLDNAKYVRIRNLNVRGASNDGFGLHGHCEGIVLENCSAILCGDEGASAHGKSEAEFRDCLFAWNGSSAGGVADVHETVTSYTRCISAFGRGTGFAFKGKKHRLIDSYALGNLRWENAKNSLPKDRVEVVNLVEIPDGPEAYAKARELAEDNPQMKLLVELAKEIHWPEQ